The genome window CACCaagagccaatgctcaaaccaactgagccactggctgtgtgaggagaaaagaggagagaaagggaaagagaagcagatggctgcttctcatgtgcgccctgaccagggattgaacttgtgACGTCCATACatcaggcccatgctctatccactgagcagaccagccagagccagtgttgggcagataaaatatattatgctcactttgttaaagatggcgctgcccacatggaagcccatcacccaggtgatattaatgtgtgttgggggtgggctgtgggcaggcaggatacttgtagcctggggcttggttttaggactaagcctttcccacccttttaaatgtggggtggtacaatcccatcatgcctcagataagtgactttgtattagagacgtccctattttgtatattggattaaaggatttgatttctgcactataaagtggggcagtgagcttgctctctcagttcctaagattagcattagagaggagagcagagaaaggccatgtggaggccaggagaagcagccaagatggtggagtgctgagagaacagtttgtgcagggagaaggaaggagatggggaacagaggtaaataaggctggtgagctaaaaacctttgattctaggaaactcatataagtcagtagctttgtgagcactgaatgagtgggttttggagcccagtgtgtttttacttgcccgccaggtacaagctaggattaaagatgatggcccaccagttcttggctctgttgtgtCTTTACCGACCATCCGAATCCAATGctaatctgcatgggccaggctgctgtgatggtggccctggctactggcttcacagccAGcgtatattttttccccaaacttaTTTGTGGGAGACTGTAAATTTACGAAGTCCtcgcagtttaaggcttaagctCAAGGTTAAGCTCTTCCGCACACCTCCCTGTTAGCTGAGATGCTGAGTGTTTCTACTactcccatccccccacctcatttgcttgCTTTAAGTTGCTAGATGCAATTTAcacgcccttcctctcaccctgtTTGTTCAACTGTCAATTTCaattatgcatggtggggggctTCCTGTTTATgtctcagatatgtgactttggatgggagacttccttatttgcatacagctctgcactatataataaagcaaacggGACTCAGCTTGGCAATGggtcctcccaatcccatcctttttctttattttctaatcctccaccgtTTCCACCAGAGACCTGCAAAATTACCAGTCATGCTGGTTTCcgacatttattgattttaatgagggagagacaggaacatagagctgtcttgtatgtgttttgactggggatcaagtcagcaacctctatgctttgggatgatggtctaaccaatgaagttatccagccagggaagaatttttgttttaaacatcttatttattgcctgaccaggcggtggcgcagtagacagagcatcggactgggaggcagaggacccaggtttgaaaccctgaggtcgccagcttgagtgtggtatcatagacatgaccccatggccactggcttgaagcccaaggtcactggctcagccggagcaccccaggtcagggcacatatgagaaagcaatcaatgaactaaggtgccacaacgaattgatgcttctcatctgtctcccttcctctctgtccctatgcCCCCTCCCTTACACATACACAGGAAAATAGCGGCGAGGGAGTGGGAAGCattttgtagtagttgcttctcgtatgtgccttgaactgggcaagcccaaggtttcaaactggtgacctcagaattccaggttgatgttattttttaagtgagcgagacagagacacagagagggacagacaagcaggcagggagagagatgagaagcatctattctttgttgtggcaccttagttgttcattgattgctttctcatatgtgccttaaccggggggctatagaagagcaaatgaccccttgctcaagacagcaaccctggaatttcgaacctgggtcctctgtgtcccagtccaacactctgttcactgcaccaccacctacctggtcaggctgcaggtcAATGTTTTACcaactgcacaaccacaggtcaggcaagatttttttttttaaagaacttttttatttttctgaagttggaaacggggaggcagtcagacagactcccgcatgcacccgactgggatccacccggcacacccaccagggggggatgctctgcccctctggggcgttgctctgttgcaaccagtgcctgaggcagaggccacagtgccatcctcagtgcccaggccaactttgctccaatggagccttggctgcgggagggtaagagagagacagagaggaaggaaaggggaaggggtggagaagcagatggtcgcttctcctctgtgccctggctgggaatcgaacccaggactcctgcacaccaggccgacgttctaccactgagccaactggccagggcttaaagaaCTTTTGAGAGGACTGGAGGGATGAACAGGTGGAGTACAGATGACTTTCAGGgtagtgaaaatactctgtatactATAATAATGGATACATGtcatcatccatccatttgtccaaccccatagaatgtacaacaggATAAACCATTGTTCACATGATGTGTCAATGCAGGTTCATTAGTTGTAACAAAAGCACCACTCTAGTAGGGATCTTGACAGTGGGGGGAGCTGTGCAAGTGTGGAGGCAGagggtatatgggaaatctctataTGTtcccctcaattttgctgtgaacctaaaactggtCCAGAAAAGACTCTAAAAGGGAGGGCGAGCAGCCTTTAAAAGCTTAGCTTGCTTGCCATCCCAAAGGACTCGGGGTCTGTTTCATTCATCTAGAAGAAGCCCTGGCAACAGTAGGTAATTAGTAAATGCTTGAAAGAGCTCATCGGTTTTGAGGGATGGGGGAATTGGCTGAAGCTTGCTAGGAGGCCCTAAGTATCCATGACCTCCAATATACCACCACTCATACTAGCACCCAGGTTTCCTCCCATCAAGTACACTCTGAACTGGGGAGCTGACAGGACCCCGCCACCCCTAAGGAAAGGCACCAAATGAGGGCAACTGCCCACTTTATTAGCCAGCAGCCACCTGCACGGCTCCCTAGGGCCCACCCTCATAGGTGGGCATCAAAACAAATGGCCTACCTACTCACCTGTCCCTGGCACCCTGGGGCAGGTAGGGAAGAGATACCAGGAGCAGGGAGGTAGCCTCATAGAGGCCTAGTAAATACAAGGGGGTCCACGGGCCAGGGATGCCAAGGGGCTAGGCAGCAGGGGCTCAAGGAGGGTGGCCTGTTCAGGGTGGCGCATGTCACGTGGCCTCCTGTGTCTCTGGGGACCCCTGTTTGGCATCCAGGCGGCATAGGGGGCTGTCGTACACCATCTGCAGGTTCACCCTGTGGCCTACCAGCTCACGGATATTGTTGATGTTGTATTTGATCATCGTTGGGCTTGAGGGAGAGAGGACATGCTCAATATTCGGTTAGGTCCTATTGTCCTTTGATCAGAACCTCTGAGAGATCCCACCTTCCTTAGAGTAAAAGCCCAAGTCCTCCCCATGACCCACAAGGCCCTGTATAATCTTCCCTATCACCTCCCTCTCTAAcccctcacttcctccctctaGCCACATAGATCTCCAAACAGAGCATGCACACTCCAGCCTCGGGGCTTGGCACTGGCAATTCCTTCTGCCTAGAACACCCTCCCCAGGTATCCTCCGAACTCATTAACCACCAGTGtttgctcagatgtcacctcctctgtgAGGCCTTCCTTAAAAACTTTCTCTCTTCAGCCCGTCCTGCAGTGTTTTCTCTATAGCAGTTACTGTGCTCAGGCACACTCTTAAGCATTATTTACTGAATTTACTTATTCTTCTCACTCCACTAGGACCCCAACTTCACAGAGGCAAGGTGTGTGCCATTTATTCACAGGATAGAACaaagcacacagcaggtgctcactaAAAtttatcaatgaatgaatgatggtGCTGAAGGTCTGCAGGTCTCCATACCTGGCAAGTCACCTGAATAAAGCAGTCAAACACTCGCTAAATAGTTTCGGTACTCACCGCTCCAGGGAGAGGCCCCAGGCAATGACTGACACATTCTCAGGGAGCCCCATGGGCAGTAGCATTTCAGGGCGGAAGAGCCCAGAGTTTCCAACCTCCACCCACTTCTTCAAGCCTGTGTGGGCAGGAAAAGGATAGGGTACCTCATGTAGTTGAAATTGGTCCTGGCAGTAAGCTCAGGAGGCAGAGTGTGGGCTTGGCAGTGAGGGACCCAAGTTAAGAGGGGGCAACCTCACACCTCCTCCCCACCACAGTATCAGTTCCCACCCTGACCTTGGTGGTAACTGAACACCTCCATGCTAGGCTCGGTGTAGGGGTTGTAGGCAGGCTTGAAGCGCAACTGGGTGATACCTGCGTGGAAGACAAGGCTGGTGACTCAGACATCCTCCTGTGACCCTACCAACACCACCTGCCTCAGCCTGCCTGCTCACCCAGCTTGGTGAAAAACTCCCGAAGGACACCCATGAGGTGGCCCAGGGTGAGACCATGGTCAGCTACAACACCCTCGATCTGGTGAAACTCAGCCAGATGTGTGGCATCCAGGGTCTCATTCCGGAACACACGGTCAATGGAGAAGTACTTGGCTGGTGTGAAGGGTTTCTGGGGGGGGTGACAGGCAGGCCAGGCCAAGGCATAGGTCAGAAGGTCAGTATGATAGTCCCCTCCCTATCCCCACACTGCCCAGGCCCAGCTGCACCTTCTGGGCCAGGCGGTAGAGGGCACGGGCACTGGCTGCTGTGGTATGTGTACGCAGCAAATTTTTTCGGGCCTCGTCCAGCTTCCAATTGTACTTGTACCTTCAAGAGGAAATTCAGAAGTTCATGCTGATGCCCTCAGGCTCCCAACAGCCTTCCCCCCAATACCCCAAAGATCTGGTCCTGCCTCACCCCTGTGAACCGTAGCCACCCTGGGAGTGCGTCCGCTTGACCCGATGGACGTAGTCCATGGGGAGCTGCAAGGCCTCAGCTGGATCTAGGCAGGACAGAGCATCATGTAGTCAGTCAAGGAGCATTTCTCAAAATCCACTGCACAGAGGACAGTGACAAGTGCAGCTCCCACTCTTACCTGCTATTGCAGCCAGAGGGCATCTGGGAGCACCTGAGTCAGTCACATCCCTCTGCCCAGAACTTTCCATAGCTCCCATTTCACTGGGAGAAAAAGCCAAAGTCCTCTCTGTGGCCCCCGTCAACTCCCTGCCTCCATCCCTCCCACTCCTAACTCATTACTCTCTCCAGTCACAGAACTTCCCAACTAATCTATGAGCACACCAGGCACATttcagcctcagggcctttgcactggccaTTCCCTCTCCCTACAACTTCCCCTTCTCCAGATATAGCTCCCTCCCCTACCTCCTCTGATTTTTGCTTAagcaaagactttaaaaaaaattgacagccCTCCACCCATGCCAGTTTCACCCACTgcatttttatttagagagaaaggaaaaaaaaaaagagaaagaggggagagaaaggggaagcatcaactcatagtagttgcttcctgtatgtgccttgaccaggcaagcccagggtttcaaatcagtgacctcaacattccaggttcatgctttatccactgcgtcaccacaggtcaggtacccTCACTGCATTTAGTGCTATTTTGCATTACTGCACTTAGAACTTACTCAGAATTTTAACACACGTCTCCCCCACCAGGATGCAGGTCTCACCAGGGCAAGTACTTCTGTCTCATTCATGGCTTTGACCCAGGTGTTTAAAAAAGACCTTGGCACACAGGAAGGGCTCAGCAACCATTCCTTGTGGGAATATGtaaattcttttatttgacagagagagagagagagagagagggacagacagggacagatagggacagacagggagagagatgacaagcattgattcttcattgaagctccttagtctccgcagttgttcactgattgtttctcatatgtaccttgacagagggctacagcagagcgagtgaccctttgctcaagccagcgaccatagggtcatgtctatgatcccacgctcaagctgaatgagcccacactcaagccggtgacctcaagtTTCACACCTTTCTCcaccgcgtcccagtctgatgctctatccactgcaccaccgcctggtcaggcgattatGTAAATTCTTAAGATCTCATTCTAGATACACAATTTTGGGTGCACCAGAAAAGCTCCACCACTGATGGCTGTATGATCCTGAGCAAGTATTATTCCCTCTTTGGGTcctagtttcctcatttataaaaaggGATAATAGTACTACTTTCTATAGTTGGTGGGAGAATTAAAATAACTAATGTATAGTGAGTGCTTAGTAAGTTTGGGGTGTCATGACAATAATGATGGCAATGATATTGCTGCTCCCAGCCAGGTATTGGGCATCTAAATGGCCTCACCTGACCTCTTCCTGGTGGGGGAGACAACAGCCATTGTGGAAAGTCATTCAATTTCAGGCAGTACTAAGGactgtgaaaaaaagaaataaataggaaCCAAGGTTGAAGATTAAGGGTGAGGGACTTTCACAGTGCAGGGGTACAAAAGCATGTTAGGATGACCTCTCTGATGTGATACACGAATGGATGTTTGACGCAGGAGCCCACCATGAAAAGTCAAGAGAAAACAGTTTTCAGCAGAAGGCACAGTACAGGCAAATGCCCTGAGGTAGTCAGGAGGGCAAGTGGAAAAAGAAGGTCACATCACAGAATGGACATAACCAGTTCACACAGGCCTTGTTGGCCATGCTGAGGAGGATGGAGTTTATTCTGTAAAATGGTATGCCACCCCAAAGGCCCTGCCCAGTCCTGGCACCTATGATAGCATGGTGGGCCTCACCCACCTCTCAGGAAGAAGGTGTCATGCTGGTCTCGTGCTGGGTGCTGCTGGGGCTGGAAGAGTGCATCAAAATTCCAAAAGGAGCTCTCAATGAAGTTGTCAGTAGGCATCTCGGTAAACCTGGTGAGAGATATGATCTGACTGCCCTGCTTGTGCCAGTGGCTGGCCTGGCCCCACCCCTGGCCCCATGCTCACCCCATCTCCAGGAAGATCTGCCTGAACTGGGTGCGGACTTTCAGCAGGGGGTGCAGGTGGCCGCTGTCAGGGAGGACGCCATGGGCCAAGAAATTGTAGGACTTGAAGGGCCGGTCCCGCCAGGAGCCACTGTAGGTGGGGATACAGGGCACACGGGCCAGGTAGGGactgcccacccccacctccatctcCACTCCCCACTGACCAATGACTGTGAAGCCACTTCTACCTGGAGATTATCTCTGGGCTCAGCTCTGCTTCCTGCTTAGAGATGCTGATGCTGAAGGCACTGCCTTTGGTCACCCAGTAGGTCTTCAGAGTTCTGCagccagaggagggaaggggataCCACTGTCAACTCTTCTAAGAGTCTTCCCTTGATCTCCCATATGATGCTGACCCCAATACCACCCAACAAGTCactctgctttattttcttcctaacaTTCATTGTCACCTGAACTCCTTTTATTTGGCCCCACTTATGTCCTGAGTTcatccacttattcattcaataaacactaATTGAGAACCTACTGTATGCCAGGGCCCATTCAAGGCACTAAAGATACAGCTGGAAGTGATAAtagtaagtttatttatttatttatttatttatttatttatatttttctgaagctggaaacagggagagacagtcagacagactcctgcatgcgcccgaccgggatccacccggcacgcccaccaggggcgatgctctgcccctccggggcgttgctctgccgtgagtgaccagagccactctagcgcctggggcagaggccaaggagccatccccagcgcccaggccatctttgctccaatggagccttggctgcgggaggggaagagagagacagagaggaagggggggggtggagaagcagatgggcgcttctcctatgtgccctggccgggaatcgaacccgggtcccctgcacgccaggccgacgctctactgctgagccaaccggccagggcctgataataGTAAGTTTAGATAATAAAGTGATCCTATCCTGGCTCTGTTCCACTGAAGTCACCCACAATCTTGCAAAAAAGTGGCCATTTCACAGGTAAAAAAAAACTGAGTCATAGAAAGACAAAGTGCATGGCTAAGGTCACAacactagtaagtggcagagccgggACTTGAACTGGGCAGCCCACCTTCAATGTCTGCTCAAAGAGGGCAGAGCCCTATGAGAGCAGAAAACCCAGCTGTCCAGGTTCCAGCATTCAATCAATTTCAGAGAGGGTTTAGGACTGTGAAAGAAACAGGCAAAAGGAGACAGCgacagccttggccagatagctgggttggttagagcactgtcccaaagcacagagatcgCTGATTTGATTACCGgttaggcacatacaggaacagatcaatgctcccctctccttcccttcccctgcccttccctcccccctgtcttcctctctaaaatcaatcaataaaaaatttttaaaaagaaagaaacagagactaGGAGTGAGTGGCTTTTGTGGAAATCACAGGTAGAAAAAGTGGTGCCTATACAATGACATATGAACAGAGGTTGGATCCTGAAACCTGCTTTGAAGATCAGCAGGAAGATCATTCTTGGCAGAAGGCACAGCATATGCCAAAGCCCTGAAGTGGCATAAGCCTGGCCTGTGTGCTTGACAATCGTAGTGTGAAGAGGAGCTGGGAGGGATTGACAGAACCCTGGCCCAGTGTGGCCAGAAcagctctcccttcccttctcccaccACAGAGCTACATGGGTGAGGTGGCT of Saccopteryx bilineata isolate mSacBil1 chromosome 1, mSacBil1_pri_phased_curated, whole genome shotgun sequence contains these proteins:
- the FARSA gene encoding phenylalanine--tRNA ligase alpha subunit, whose protein sequence is MADGPLAELLLQRLEAADGGLDSADLADKLGVEHQAVVGAVKSLQALGKIIEAELRSTKRWELTAEGEEIDREGSHEARVFHSIPPEGLAQSELMRLPSGKVGFSKAMSNKWIRVDKNAASGPRVFRVVDSVEDEVQWRLQLVRGGQAEKLSEKERSELKKRKLLTEVTLKTYWVTKGSAFSISISKQEAELSPEIISSGSWRDRPFKSYNFLAHGVLPDSGHLHPLLKVRTQFRQIFLEMGFTEMPTDNFIESSFWNFDALFQPQQHPARDQHDTFFLRDPAEALQLPMDYVHRVKRTHSQGGYGSQGYKYNWKLDEARKNLLRTHTTAASARALYRLAQKKPFTPAKYFSIDRVFRNETLDATHLAEFHQIEGVVADHGLTLGHLMGVLREFFTKLGITQLRFKPAYNPYTEPSMEVFSYHQGLKKWVEVGNSGLFRPEMLLPMGLPENVSVIAWGLSLERPTMIKYNINNIRELVGHRVNLQMVYDSPLCRLDAKQGSPETQEAT